The DNA segment CCAAAAAGCGATGAGTCCGGACCGCCGGATTTAATATTCTCAAGAATTTCAAGATTTCTGAGTGTGACGGCATCAAGGATCATATTATTTGAAGAGATTTTTGTCGAAAAATTTCTGATGTAATTAAGATCTGTCATCTGCGTCTCGCACGCATAGGAAAGACATGCACCGGCGGCACAGATAGATGAATCCATACCAAGGCACCCGTAACCCTCAAGCGAGGAGACATGGAAATGATTTTTCAGGTAATCACCGGCAAACTTCAAATCGAATGCAGAATCACTGTAGGAAGTTACAATTACACCGAGTTTTTTTAGATTTTCAGAGAGACCTGAAGATGACGAAACAGGTATTATGCATTCGGCAGGCTGGTATTTTGATATTTCGGAATTCAGGTCCGAAAAGCCTGATGAGGCATTACACGAAGATATAAAGAATTCTCCAGTTGAGATATCCAGAAATGCAATTCCGTATTCCTTATTTTTTTTATCCGGAAAAACCGACATAAGATATGAAGACCCGGAGTTTCCAAGCATTTCGGAGTCGATTATAGTCCCGGGTGTGATTATTCTGACAACATCGCGCTTTACGATGCCCTTCGCTTTTTTCGGGTCTTCTACCTGATCGCATATGGCTACCCTGTAGCCTTTGCGGACAAGGCGTGCAATATACATCTCCCCTGCATGTATAGGTACTCCGGCCAGAGGCATTTTTTCGCCGTTGACGTCTCTGCCCCTGGATGTGAGCGTTATTTCAAGTTCCCGTGATACTACTTCTGCATCTTCACCGAAAGTTTCATAGAAATCACCCATCTGGAAAAAAAGAACTGTATCCGGGTATTTCTTCTTCATCTCGTAAAACTGCCTCATTGCCGGTGTTGGTCCTTCTTTGCTCATCCGTGTATTATCTTTGTTTTCGTAGGGATATGATTGTTTTGAGAACAAATACGATCAATTTACCCGATAAACCATATGTTGCTAAACAATTTTCTCAAAGGTGTAAAGTCCAACATCAATATCATTATATTTTTTGATTTCCCTAACACATAGGTAAAGTATAGCATCATATGGTTTATTGAATATATGTTTCAAGTATCAAGAAAACGAAAAAGGTGAAATTCAGTGAATAAATTAATAAAACCAGAATATATAACAGATTCAAAAGGAATTTCTTAAAAAACTACCAGGCAGGACAACATTAGTTAATCTAAAAGAAACAAAAGCCTCAGTTCATAAAGCAGTAACCAACATATTAATCTGATTTAACGGATGCTCCCGCGTAGGAAAACCATCCCCACGATGTAACACCTATTGAAACCAACTGTTTAATCCGGTAAAGCAGGCACCTCCTGCCTGAGCTCTGAATAATCATAAATAATCTTAGATATACTTTGAATAAACAGTTTTTTTGGTATTTCTTACGAAATCTCCACGTACCACGGATTACAATTCCAAAAAAAGTATGAGAGGGTCACTAAAACTAAAACAAAAATAGATTGGCCTTAAAAAGTTGCAACTTGAATTGGTGCAGGTCTGGTTTTTGCCAAAATCAGTTATACGAAATTTTAGTGCAGACCAAAATAACGTTTAAACCTTATTTATCAGGACTAATATCCTTTCCAAAACCTTCCAATTTCCTAAACATGGTTTTTAAGACACTCTTGATGAGTCATTATTCAATTCGCTATTTCTGAGCGATTAGCATAGAATAATCATCCTCTTAAGACCCATAGAAAACAACTTACAACAAGGGGTTACTATGAATCCAGGAATTTTTTTTGACCAGCCGCCAGACTGCAGGGACACTATAACTTGAACACATTATTATTGTGTAATGAAGAAAACCTGTGTGACATATATTTTTGCGCAGAATGTATATTCTACGCAAAACTTATTTACATAGAGTTATCAATAAAATAGCAATGAAAAAGGATTCTTTTTCTGAATGGATAAAACGCTTCAGTTATCACCTGAAAATGAGGAATTATTCGCCCCGGACAATCAAAAGTTATGAAGACGGCATAAAGAGATTCGGGCATTATATGTGGATAAGACGAAACAAAGGCGAGGACGACATTGAAGCATACTGGACTGACCGGAAAAATGCAGAAAATGACACAAAAATAGAGGTATCTCCTGTATTTGTAAATGATTTCCTGCTTTTTATTTCGCTACAGAACAATTACAAACCGGCAACGCTGCAGAGAATAATATCCTCATTAAGTTCATTCTACAGGTTCTGCTATGCACAGGGTGCAGTTGAGGCAAACCCCATGATCGGAATAGACAGGCCGAAAATCAAGGAAAAGGAGATTAGGTACCTCAAACATAACCAAGTCTTAAAGCTCCTGGAATCTATTCAGGATGAAAGAGACCGCCTTATAATCAGGACGATATACGCAACAGGAGTACGTGTGTCCGAACTCTGCGGAATTGATATTGAAAATATAGATTTTGAAGACCATACAATCAGAGTTAAGGGAAAAGGAGGAAAAATAAGAACTGTTTTTATCGACGATGAAACACTTGATGAAATAGAAAAATACTCCGGCGGAAAGATTGAGGGGCCATTGTTTACAGGTCAGCTCGGAAAGAACATCTCTCCAAGAACGGTTCAGTACATATTTAATAAATACGCTCCGAAAGGGATTACACCGCATAAAATAAGACACAGCTACGCCAGTGAACTGTACAAAAGGTCCAAAAACCTTAGGGTTGTACAGGAAAATCTGGGCCACAGTTCAATTCAGACAACTGAAATCTACCTGCATACTGATGTCGACGAAAGAAAAGAAGTCTACAATAGATTTTTCCCGCTCTCAGAATCAGGGAAATAAGCAGAAAAATAACCCGTTCTTTATTTTTTTCAATTTAATCAGTCCATATCAAGGCCTTCTGTGAAGATAAGGGTAAGGGCCCGGCAAAAAGACTTATTTTCCATTTATATGAAACTGCGAAACTGCCTCCCTGTAACAAAAAAACGTTTGAATAAATCAGAAGGTAATTTTAAGAAACTTTTAACTTATAAACCCGTCACCTGCCCGAGGTCTAAAATGCTTTTTAGCGGGTTTAGAAAAATCAAAAGCCTGTTTACTTCTTAAACAAATCTTACCAAGACTAAAATACCAATATTAACAAATTTCTGTTTAAATTAAAAGGGCATACACGCAGGATTTACTATTAAAGAAAATTATAAGAAATTTTATTTTCTGTCCAGGGATAACATTTTTCTTCATAAATTATAGGCTATATCTGGATTTTTCATTATTTAAACGATTTTTAAAAAATAACGGACTCTCTTTTATTAATTTTAAAGCATAATCAGATTCTTTACAGGACAATAAACCGCAGAAAAACCATAGATTTAATGAAAATTTAACGAATATATCTTTGCCTTTTTTTAGGAAATTTTTAGAGGAAGACCTGACTTTTTTGTGGAAAAACGCTCAAGAGAATATCACACCGCAACATCCAGAAAATCAGGGATATCCAATGTCAATAGGACCCTGAATAAACAAACAGAGGTATAATCTGGCTTAGTTTAAGTGTACATTCACATGAGAACACCAATTATATAAACCATATGATGCTATACATTACTGGGCTATAATATCATGATACTAAAATCCTCTAAAATCTCGAAAGAATTATCTAGAAATATCAGAAAACCTGCTTTGAGGAGGGAATAATGACTGAACAGGAAATTGACGAAAGTTTTACGGATGAAAATAAATTATCAGAGGTAATTTCCAAATCCGGTGATAATTACAGTGACACAGAACCCGGACCTGATGACGCAGACACAACAACGACTGATAATGAAATTAATAACGAAAATAATAGCCAGATAAACACTTCCGGACCTAAGGAGCATAAACTGACAACCGAAGACAAGGAAAGAATAAACAAATACAAAAAGTTCAAAAAAGTTGACGGGTCAGCATACAGGCGTGTAAATACATTCCTGAGAAAACACACATATATTACTGCAAGAGAATGGGCCATCGCAAGACTCTGCGCTGATTTCACAACAAGAGGGGGAGCAGAAATGACATTTATAGGAGAAAATCTTCCCGAACTTGTGCCCTTCATGACAGACACATATACTCCACAGGCAGTAAACCAGGCAAGAAGCTCATTCAAGAAAAAAGTCAAAAAATCCGGTGCAACTTTTTTTTACGGAGCACTATGCGGTTTTTTTACAGCAGATGAACTTGACGACATACTCTTTGAATCCAGTGAAGTTGCAAGGTTTTTGCTTGAAATCGAAGGCACCTCTGTTGACATCGACGACGAAATTGAGACTGAAGACCAGATATCAGACGTTATGAGAAGCGTAGCCGAAGCAGCGTCAATGATCAGAAAACCGAAGAATGACAAAGAACAGGATACCGGCAACAAGGAAAATGAAACTTTCAATGAAGGAGATTAATTAAAAATGAAAATCATTCACATTGTCGGACACTCAAATTCCGGCAAGACGACATTTATTCATAAGCTCCTTGACACCATGGTTCCAATGTTTCCCCAAAGAGTGGGAGTCATCAAACACATGGGCCACCACAATTTCATGATGGAAGAAGGAAAAGATACAACGACACATTTTGAGCATGGTGCCTATTATGTCGCAGGTCTGGACTGCAATAAAGCAATGGTTGCTATACATAGCAACGAACTGTTCGAAGTCCTCGACCTCCTTTCAGATGCAGGAATCGGTTATGCAATTATTGAAGGATTCAAAGACGAAGGCTTCAAAAAAATTGTAAAAGGGGACCTTGAGATTGAAAATGCTCTAATGCATGACCCGTCGGTAGACGATGTAATAAACTCCCTTGACCTTTTTGACGACTACTACACCCTTCAGGGTATAATCAAAGGACTGGACAAAAATAAAAATTCAGACAGTACACAAAAAATTCTCTCATTCAAAGGATCCGTAAAAGATACCGGCGAAAAAAATAAAGAGAACAGGCATAACAACAGGTGCCTGGAAATAAAAGAACTCTTAAACAAGACTGAAGAAAAAGCAAAGGGTTCACCTGGAATTGTTAATGCCAAATTCTTTTACAACCCCAGATACAATGAAAAAAACGGGACAGTATTTCTTGTTATTGCATATGAAAATCATGAAAATGCTTTTACTATGATGTCGGAATCAATAAAAAACTTCAAAGAAGAACTCACAGGTCTGGATAATACGCTGCAATAATGTAATTTTTCAACAAAATTTTTCCCAGGATAAAACCATTTTCTCATGAAAAACTCTTATAATCACCATATTATTTCTTTTGATTTATTAATTCTGGTAAAATTACCTGGCAACAAGACTGATAAGACTGCAACGTTTAAAGCCTGTAAACCATATAGTGCAATATATAACACAGGCAAATTTAACCAGGTTCAAAGTCCTGATTTTAACGTTAAAAAACAGCAAAAAAAATAATATCATCCTGTAAATCAAAGAATATCTAAATAAAAAACAGGTATATGAAATGTCGGATAATAAATCAAAAAAACAGCTTTTCGGAACAAACGGTGTACGCGGAGTCATCGGGGAGTCCATGAAACCTGAACTTGCCATGAAAATAGGACTCTCCCTTGGAACAGCAAGGAAAGGCAAAATTGCAGTCGGAATGGATACAAGGACATCAGGTCCAGCACTTATTAACGCTCTTAAAGCAGGACTTCTTTGTGCAGGATGCAACGTAATTGACACCGGAATTCTGCCAACGCCTGCACTTCAGTACTTGGTAAAAAAGCACTATAACGCAGGAGCAATGGTCACGGCCTCGCACAATCCACCCGAATATAACGGAATTAAACTGATTGAGGCAGACGGAACCGAGATGGATGACACGGAAACGATTAAAGTAGAAAATATACTGCTGTCAGAATCATTCAAATGCGGGGACTGGAAAAATGTCGGCAGTGAAACACATGCCGATGATGCTAACAACGAATATATAAACGGGGTTTTATCGCATTTTCCCGGCCTTTCCGCAAATATGACAATAGCAGTAGACCCGGGTAGCGGGCCTGCATGCCTTACAACGCCTGTGATATTATCAAGACTCGGGTGCACGGTTCATACAATAAACGGCTCCTGTGACGGAATGTTTCCCGGCAGACTTCCTGAACCCTCTGTTGAAGGTCTAAAAGGCCTGTCTGAGCTTGTAAGGTCTACAGGTGCAGCTTTTGGGGTTGCACATGACGGGGACGCCGACAGGGCCGTTTTTGTTGACGAAAATGGAGATTATGTCGAGGAAAACGAGGAATTTGCACTAATGCAGAGATATTTCTCAAAAGGAACAAAGAATGGAATCGTCGTTACACCCGTAAGCACTTCAAGGATTGTCGAAGACATTGCAAAAGATACAAACTGCAGAGTGGTTTATACAAAGGTCGGAAGTATTTACGTTGCAAGGAAAATGCTTGAGCTCAAGAAGAATGGTGAAAACGTTGTATTCGGCGGAGAGGGAAACGGTGGTCTGATATTCCCAGAACACCAGCACTGCCGCGACGGTGGGATGTCAGCTGCCGCGATGGTCGCACTCCTTTCATCAGAGAAGAAAAAACTTTCAGAACTAAGAAAAGAGCTCCCTGAAAGGGTAATGCTGAGAGATAAAATCTATACAGAAAAACCCGGAGAAGTTATAGAGAAAATAAAAGACATGTTTTCAAATGAAAATCTGGATTTAACAGACGGGATACGCATAAACAGAAAAGATTCATGGACTCTTCTGAGACCTTCAGGAACAGAACCCTTCATGAGACTTTTTGTCGAGGCAAAAAACAGGAAAACAGCCGAAAATTTCAGCGAAGAAATTAAAAATTCAATTTAAATTTTAATTTTTTATATTTTCTGACAGTTTTTCTGCAGGAATACCGGGGTATTCACTTTAACTATTCATATTTTTTACTGGGACCTGTATGTATTAAACAGGTATTCAAGGGCGTAACCGCGGTAGTCACCGAACTTACGTGATGCGGCATCTTTTACTGCCTCATCAAATTTATCATCTGTATCTGTTCCAAAATAATGACCCTTAAGATAATTTTCTTCAAAGATCTTTCTGATATGGGCATCAACAGGAAATGCCTCATACCTTTTAAATGCAAAAAGGAGAATCCACTCGGCAACCCTGTGCTTAATACCCTTAAAACCAGACAGAATTGATACCGCCGCATCGTAATCCGCATTATTCACTTCATTTTCCCACAAAGGATTTTCCAGAACCTTATTTGCTGCAATCATAATATTATCTGCAAAATAACTTATATTACAGGACTTCAGAGCAGGAAGGCCTGCATTTACTATATCAGCAGGTTTTGGAAAGGTGAAGTATTCTTTGCCGTCTATATTCAGCTTTTTTCCAAGACGTGAAGAAATTCTTGTGATGCGATCGGTAGATGACTTTGTCCGGATACGGTTTACAGTCATCTGGAATACCATACACTCCCATGCATCCTGATTGAGAATTCTCAGACCGTAATTCTCCTGCATCGCTCTTTTTGCATAAACATCGTCCTTCAGCCTGTCATACACCTTCCACAAATCAAAGTCCAGACAAAAATATCTGCTGATAAAATCACTGCCCACACCATCGTAATGCAATTTATCCCCGTCCTGACGTACTTTAAACGCAGAATCCG comes from the Methanomicrobium sp. W14 genome and includes:
- the xerA gene encoding site-specific tyrosine recombinase/integron integrase codes for the protein MKKDSFSEWIKRFSYHLKMRNYSPRTIKSYEDGIKRFGHYMWIRRNKGEDDIEAYWTDRKNAENDTKIEVSPVFVNDFLLFISLQNNYKPATLQRIISSLSSFYRFCYAQGAVEANPMIGIDRPKIKEKEIRYLKHNQVLKLLESIQDERDRLIIRTIYATGVRVSELCGIDIENIDFEDHTIRVKGKGGKIRTVFIDDETLDEIEKYSGGKIEGPLFTGQLGKNISPRTVQYIFNKYAPKGITPHKIRHSYASELYKRSKNLRVVQENLGHSSIQTTEIYLHTDVDERKEVYNRFFPLSESGK
- the mobB gene encoding molybdopterin-guanine dinucleotide biosynthesis protein B; this translates as MKIIHIVGHSNSGKTTFIHKLLDTMVPMFPQRVGVIKHMGHHNFMMEEGKDTTTHFEHGAYYVAGLDCNKAMVAIHSNELFEVLDLLSDAGIGYAIIEGFKDEGFKKIVKGDLEIENALMHDPSVDDVINSLDLFDDYYTLQGIIKGLDKNKNSDSTQKILSFKGSVKDTGEKNKENRHNNRCLEIKELLNKTEEKAKGSPGIVNAKFFYNPRYNEKNGTVFLVIAYENHENAFTMMSESIKNFKEELTGLDNTLQ
- a CDS encoding DUF5806 family protein — encoded protein: MTEQEIDESFTDENKLSEVISKSGDNYSDTEPGPDDADTTTTDNEINNENNSQINTSGPKEHKLTTEDKERINKYKKFKKVDGSAYRRVNTFLRKHTYITAREWAIARLCADFTTRGGAEMTFIGENLPELVPFMTDTYTPQAVNQARSSFKKKVKKSGATFFYGALCGFFTADELDDILFESSEVARFLLEIEGTSVDIDDEIETEDQISDVMRSVAEAASMIRKPKNDKEQDTGNKENETFNEGD
- a CDS encoding DNA-3-methyladenine glycosylase, producing MVEFDVIELDSDQPFCLDKTLSCGQAPRWHQENGWWYGVVADSAFKVRQDGDKLHYDGVGSDFISRYFCLDFDLWKVYDRLKDDVYAKRAMQENYGLRILNQDAWECMVFQMTVNRIRTKSSTDRITRISSRLGKKLNIDGKEYFTFPKPADIVNAGLPALKSCNISYFADNIMIAANKVLENPLWENEVNNADYDAAVSILSGFKGIKHRVAEWILLFAFKRYEAFPVDAHIRKIFEENYLKGHYFGTDTDDKFDEAVKDAASRKFGDYRGYALEYLFNTYRSQ
- the glmM gene encoding phosphoglucosamine mutase, translated to MSDNKSKKQLFGTNGVRGVIGESMKPELAMKIGLSLGTARKGKIAVGMDTRTSGPALINALKAGLLCAGCNVIDTGILPTPALQYLVKKHYNAGAMVTASHNPPEYNGIKLIEADGTEMDDTETIKVENILLSESFKCGDWKNVGSETHADDANNEYINGVLSHFPGLSANMTIAVDPGSGPACLTTPVILSRLGCTVHTINGSCDGMFPGRLPEPSVEGLKGLSELVRSTGAAFGVAHDGDADRAVFVDENGDYVEENEEFALMQRYFSKGTKNGIVVTPVSTSRIVEDIAKDTNCRVVYTKVGSIYVARKMLELKKNGENVVFGGEGNGGLIFPEHQHCRDGGMSAAAMVALLSSEKKKLSELRKELPERVMLRDKIYTEKPGEVIEKIKDMFSNENLDLTDGIRINRKDSWTLLRPSGTEPFMRLFVEAKNRKTAENFSEEIKNSI